The Haloarcula sp. CBA1127 genomic interval AGACGGAACTCCAGGCCCGCGGGCTCACCGAGAAGACGCCGGACCTCTCCGACGAGGACGCGCGGCTACTGACCCAGCGACACCGGGTCGGCAAGCCGCAGTTCAACCGTCAGGACCACCACAAGAAAAAGCGCGTCTCGACCTCGTGGCGCAAGCCCCGCGGCCAGCTCTCGAAGCAGCGCCGCGGTATCAAGGGCAAGGGCGACACGGTCGAGGCAGGCTTCCGCTCGCCGACCGCGGTTCGCGGCAAGCATCCGTCCGGCTTCGAGGAGGTTCGCGTGCACAACGTGGATGACCTCGAAGGCGTTGACGGCGACACAGAGGCTGTCCGGATCGCCTCGAAGGTCGGTGCTCGCAAGCGCGAGCGAATCGAAGGGGAAGCCGAGGACGCGGGTATCCGCGTGCTCAACCCCACCTACGTCGAAGTCGAGGTGAGTGAGTGATGACTGATCTCTCTGCACAGAAGCGACTCGCGGCTGACGTCCTCGACGTCGGGAAGAACCGCGTCTGGTTCAACCCCGAGCGACAGGGCGACATCGCCGACGCGATCACCCGCGAGGACGTTCGCGAACTGGTCGATGAGGGCGCCATTCAGGCGAAAGACAAGAAAGGCAACTCCCGTGGACGCGCCCGGGAGCGCCAGAAGAAGCGTGCATACGGCCACCAGAAGGGAGCCGGTTCCCGGAAAGGGAAGGCAGGCGCACGGCAGAACTCCAAGGAGGACTGGGAGTCACGCATCCGCGCACAGCGGACGAAGCTGCGCGAACTGCGTGACGAGGGAACGCTTTCGAGTTCGCAGTACCGCGACCTGTACGACAAGGCCGGCGGTGGCGAGTTCGATAGCGTTGCCGATCTCGAACGTTACATCGACGCAAACCACGGTGACGCATAATGGCGACAGGACCACGATATAAAGTACCGATGCGGCGACGCCGCGAGGCCAGAACCGATTACCATCAGCGGTTGCGCCTGTTGAAATCCGGTAAGCCACGTCTCGTTGCTCGAAAGAGCAATAAACACGTCAGGGCGCAGCTGGTGACGCTTGGCCCCAACGGCGATGACACTCTCGCGTCCGCTCACTCGAGCGACCTCGCCGAGTACGGCTGGGAGGCCCCGACGGGCAACATGCCCTCGGCGTACCTCACCGGTCTGCTCGCCGGGCTTCGCGCGCAGGAAGCGGGCATCGAGGAGGCAGTGCTTGACATCGGACTCAACAGCCCGACCCCCGGAAGCAAAGTATTCGCAATACAGGAAGGCGCAATCGACGCCGGCCTGGACATTCCGCACAACGACGACGTACTCGCCGACTGGCAGCGCACGCGCGGTGCCCACATCGCCGAGTACGACGAGCAGCTCGAGGAGCCGCTGTACAGCGGCGACTTCGACGCTGCAGACCTCCCGGAGCACTTCGACGAGCTCCGAGAGACCCTACTGGACGGTGACATCGAACTATGAGTGCTAACAACGGATGGGAGCCACGGACACGCCTCGGCAAGCAGGTTGTCGAGGGCGAAATCGACTCCATGCAGGAGGCGCTGAACTCCGGACTCCCGCTGAAAGAATCGGAAGTCGTCGACCAGCTCGTTCCCGATCTGGAAGACGAAGTGCTGGACATCAACATGGTCCAGCGGATGACAGACTCCGGCCGCCGCGTGAAGTTCCGCTGCGTGGTCGCCGTTGGCAACCGCGACGGCCTCATCGGCTACGCCGAAGGGCGTGACGACCAGGTCGGCGGTGCTATCCAGAAAGCCATCGACATCGCGAAGCTGAACATCATCGATGTCTCCCGCGGCTGCGGGTCCTGGGAGTGTGGCTGTGGCCGTCCGCACACGGTCGCGCTGCGCACCGAGGGCAAGGCCGGGAGTGTCGAGGTCGAGCTGCAGCCGGCCCCGCGAGGGCTGGGCCTCGCGGGCGGAGAGACCGTCCGCAAGGTGCTCGAACTCGCCGGTATCGAGGATATCTGGACACGCAGCAGCGGGAACACGCGCACCACGGTCAACTTCGCAAAGGCGACGTTCAACGCCCTGCAGAACACGGCCGAGGCGCGCGTCCCCGAACGAACCTTCGAGAAGCGAGAGGTGATCGAGTGATGCACGCGCTCGTCCAGCTCCGTGGCGAAGTCAACATGCACACCGACATCCAGGACACGCTGGAGATGCTCAACATCCACCACGTGAACCACTGCACGCTCGTCCCTGAGACGGACGCCTACCGCGGCATGGTGGCGAAGGTCAACGACTTCGTCGCCTTCGGCGAGCCGAGCCAGGAGACGCTGGAGACGGTCCTGGCGACGCGCGCCGAGCCAGTTGAGGGCGACGCCGACGTGGACGACGAGTGGGTCGCCGAGAACACGGATTACGACGACATCTCCGGGCTCGCGTTCGCACTCCTCTCCGAGGAGACGACGCTGCGCGAACAGGGCCTCTCCCCGACACTCCGTCTGCACCCGCCCCGGGGCGGCCACGACGGCGTCAAACACCCCGTCAAGGAGGGCGGGCAGCTCGGGAAACACGACACCGAGGGAATCGACGAACTCCTGGAGGCGATGCGATAATGACGAGTAAAAAGAAACGACAGCGCGGCTCACGCACGCACGGCGGCGGCTCACACAAGAACCGACGTGGTGCTGGCCACCGCGGTGGTCGCGGTGACGCAGGCCGTGACAAGCACGAGTTCCACAATCACGAGCCGCTCGGCAAGAGCGGTTTCAAGCGCCCGCAGAAGGTTCAGGAAGAGGCCGCAACCATCGACGTTCGCGAGATCGACGAGAACGTCACGCTGTTGGCCGCCGATGATGTCGCCGAAGTCGAAGACGGTGGCTTCCGCGTCGATGTCCGTGATGTGGTCGAAGAGGCCGACGACGCCGATTACGTGAAGGTACTCGGTGCCGGCCAGGTTCGCCACGAACTCACGCTCGTCGCTGACGACTTCTCCGAGGGCGCTCGCGAGAAGGTTGAAGCCGCAGGCGGGAGCGTCGAACTGACCGACCTCGGCGAGGAGCGCCAGGCCGAGGCCGAAGAAACCGAAGACGCGGACGCGGACGAGGAATAACGAACGATGAGCTGGAAGGACACCGCCGAACCACTGCTTGTCCGGATGCCCGCAGTCCAGCGGCCGGAAGGACACGTCCCGTTCAAGCGCAAGCTCACTTGGACAGGGGGCGTACTCCTGCTGTATTTCTTCCTGACGAACGTGAAGCTGTTCGGGCTGGACATCGACGCCAGCCAGCAGGTATTCGGGCGCTTCTCGTCGATTCTGGCCTCCGGCCAGGGGAGCATCATGCAGCTGGGTATCGGTCCGATCGTCACGGCGTCCATCGTGTTACAGCTCCTCGGTGGGGCGGACCTGCTCGGGCTGAACACCCAAGACGACCCGCGTGACCAGATCCTGTATCAGGGGCTCCAGAAGCTGCTGGTACTCGTGATGATCTGTCTCACCGGGCTTCCG includes:
- a CDS encoding 50S ribosomal protein L32e encodes the protein MADNEEDVEAEEEYTELTDISGVGPSKAESLREAGFESVEDVRGADQDALADVSGIGNALAARIKADVGGLEVESETEAEVEEEGGEEAPDEDVETELQARGLTEKTPDLSDEDARLLTQRHRVGKPQFNRQDHHKKKRVSTSWRKPRGQLSKQRRGIKGKGDTVEAGFRSPTAVRGKHPSGFEEVRVHNVDDLEGVDGDTEAVRIASKVGARKRERIEGEAEDAGIRVLNPTYVEVEVSE
- a CDS encoding 50S ribosomal protein L19e, whose translation is MTDLSAQKRLAADVLDVGKNRVWFNPERQGDIADAITREDVRELVDEGAIQAKDKKGNSRGRARERQKKRAYGHQKGAGSRKGKAGARQNSKEDWESRIRAQRTKLRELRDEGTLSSSQYRDLYDKAGGGEFDSVADLERYIDANHGDA
- a CDS encoding 50S ribosomal protein L18, coding for MATGPRYKVPMRRRREARTDYHQRLRLLKSGKPRLVARKSNKHVRAQLVTLGPNGDDTLASAHSSDLAEYGWEAPTGNMPSAYLTGLLAGLRAQEAGIEEAVLDIGLNSPTPGSKVFAIQEGAIDAGLDIPHNDDVLADWQRTRGAHIAEYDEQLEEPLYSGDFDAADLPEHFDELRETLLDGDIEL
- a CDS encoding 30S ribosomal protein S5 — its product is MSANNGWEPRTRLGKQVVEGEIDSMQEALNSGLPLKESEVVDQLVPDLEDEVLDINMVQRMTDSGRRVKFRCVVAVGNRDGLIGYAEGRDDQVGGAIQKAIDIAKLNIIDVSRGCGSWECGCGRPHTVALRTEGKAGSVEVELQPAPRGLGLAGGETVRKVLELAGIEDIWTRSSGNTRTTVNFAKATFNALQNTAEARVPERTFEKREVIE
- the rpmD gene encoding 50S ribosomal protein L30 — translated: MHALVQLRGEVNMHTDIQDTLEMLNIHHVNHCTLVPETDAYRGMVAKVNDFVAFGEPSQETLETVLATRAEPVEGDADVDDEWVAENTDYDDISGLAFALLSEETTLREQGLSPTLRLHPPRGGHDGVKHPVKEGGQLGKHDTEGIDELLEAMR
- a CDS encoding uL15m family ribosomal protein; the protein is MTSKKKRQRGSRTHGGGSHKNRRGAGHRGGRGDAGRDKHEFHNHEPLGKSGFKRPQKVQEEAATIDVREIDENVTLLAADDVAEVEDGGFRVDVRDVVEEADDADYVKVLGAGQVRHELTLVADDFSEGAREKVEAAGGSVELTDLGEERQAEAEETEDADADEE